One segment of Paraburkholderia sp. PREW-6R DNA contains the following:
- a CDS encoding ABC transporter ATP-binding protein produces MAFHDEVDVPALECRGLSKTYGVARVVLASLDFTLRPGEFIAIMGDSGVGKSTLLNVIAGLDSADSGDVVIDGHALAGLDDNAATRLRRQKLGFVFQAFHVLPHLTLAQNVALPLLLNEMPTTAAHDMLAAVGLDGRGDDFPRQLSGGELQRVAIARALVHRPKLILADEPTGNLDPDTAHEVLGLFRAQSKATGAATIMVTHSEAAAAVADRILILRDGGLHASPGKRVAVPPATTPHSTARCVDGDR; encoded by the coding sequence ATGGCGTTTCATGATGAAGTGGACGTTCCCGCGCTCGAGTGCCGCGGTTTGAGCAAGACGTATGGCGTGGCCCGTGTGGTGCTCGCAAGCCTCGATTTCACGCTGAGACCCGGCGAATTCATTGCGATCATGGGCGACTCCGGCGTCGGCAAATCGACGCTGCTGAACGTGATCGCCGGTCTCGACAGCGCGGACAGCGGCGACGTGGTCATCGACGGTCACGCGCTCGCCGGGCTGGACGACAACGCGGCCACGCGCCTGCGTCGCCAGAAACTCGGCTTTGTGTTCCAGGCTTTTCACGTGCTGCCGCACCTCACGCTCGCGCAGAATGTCGCATTGCCGCTGCTGCTCAATGAGATGCCGACAACGGCCGCACACGACATGCTCGCAGCCGTTGGCCTCGACGGAAGGGGCGACGATTTCCCGCGCCAGCTCTCCGGTGGCGAACTGCAGCGTGTCGCGATTGCGCGGGCGCTCGTGCATCGCCCGAAACTGATTCTCGCCGACGAACCCACCGGCAATCTCGACCCTGACACCGCGCACGAAGTGCTCGGCCTGTTCCGCGCGCAAAGCAAGGCGACCGGCGCGGCCACGATCATGGTGACGCATTCCGAAGCCGCCGCCGCAGTCGCCGACCGCATCCTGATTCTGCGCGACGGCGGCCTGCATGCGTCGCCGGGCAAACGCGTCGCGGTACCGCCCGCGACGACGCCCCACTCCACTGCCCGCTGCGTCGATGGCGACCGCTGA
- a CDS encoding FtsX-like permease family protein translates to MATADPRALRRARGYRILARWLLAAEWRSHRGRAIVAITTIALGVALGYAVQLINSAAFNEFSAAARSLSGEADLQIRGARPLFDESIYPRLVNTAGVALASPVLALDVAVPARNSALPVLGIDVFKASRIAPDLTGVPAADRPFDTLASDTIFLSSAAQQWLNVKTGDDVALQSGTSIVHLRVAGGLVRTRPGQRLAVMDIATAQWKFGALGKLSRVDVQLERGVDRERFRRDLQAQLGDTWVVAETRDAENRTDRLSRAYRINMNVLALVALFTGAFLVFSTQALGVVRRRAQFAMLRVLGLTRGQLLRQILLEGALLGVLGSLCGLALGYAMASGALRFFGSDLGGGYFPGVQPQVGFEPLATAIFLLLGVAVSVLGSLAPALEAARARPAAALKAGAEEGALARLATPWPALVCLLVAALLTRLPPVFDAPIGGYLAVALLLVGGIALMPRVTALIFGAASRAFARRRGATRTLALARLANAPGHASIAMGGVLSSFALIVAMAIMVASFRVSVEDWLVHLLSADLYVRVASNGDTGGLRPDEQSRLAAVPGISTAAFARTSHLTLDPARPDVGVLAREIDAADPGANLQMTGPVLPPNGWHGSEIPVWVSEAMVDLYGYKLGQRVRLPLGDHAQVFVVAGIWRDYVRQTGAIQLRLADYRRLTGDTAATDVAVTVQRGVSVDHVIAGLRALPFGASLDLSQPGEIRARTLVIFDRSFAITYLLEAVAIVIGLFGVAATFSAQTLARAREFGMLRHVGVTRSQILSILALEGGMLTACGIFMGFVLGFAISLILVFVVNPQSFHWSMSLHIPWSVLSTVALVMLVSSCSTAVVAGRGAVSVNAVRAVKEDW, encoded by the coding sequence ATGGCGACCGCTGACCCGCGCGCGTTGCGCCGCGCGCGCGGCTACCGCATCCTTGCCCGTTGGCTGCTGGCCGCGGAATGGCGCAGTCATCGCGGGCGCGCGATCGTTGCAATCACAACGATCGCACTCGGGGTCGCCCTTGGCTATGCAGTCCAGTTGATCAACAGCGCCGCCTTCAACGAGTTCTCGGCAGCCGCCCGCAGTCTGTCGGGCGAAGCCGATCTGCAGATACGCGGCGCCCGGCCATTATTCGACGAGTCGATCTATCCGCGCCTCGTTAATACGGCAGGCGTCGCACTGGCCAGTCCGGTGCTCGCACTCGACGTCGCCGTGCCCGCGCGCAATAGCGCGCTACCGGTACTGGGCATCGACGTCTTCAAGGCGAGCCGCATTGCGCCCGATCTGACCGGCGTGCCCGCGGCGGATCGACCATTCGATACGCTCGCGTCCGACACCATTTTCCTGTCGTCGGCCGCGCAGCAGTGGCTCAATGTCAAGACCGGCGACGATGTTGCGCTGCAAAGCGGCACCTCCATTGTTCATCTGCGCGTGGCGGGCGGCCTGGTGCGAACGCGTCCGGGTCAGCGGCTCGCGGTGATGGACATTGCTACCGCACAGTGGAAATTCGGCGCGTTGGGCAAGCTGTCGCGCGTCGATGTGCAACTCGAACGCGGCGTCGATCGGGAACGTTTCCGGCGCGATTTGCAGGCGCAACTGGGCGACACCTGGGTCGTCGCCGAGACGCGCGACGCGGAGAACCGCACCGACCGCCTCTCACGTGCGTACCGGATCAACATGAACGTGCTCGCGCTGGTCGCGCTATTCACCGGAGCCTTTCTCGTGTTTTCGACGCAGGCGCTCGGCGTCGTGCGACGTCGCGCGCAGTTCGCAATGCTGCGCGTGCTCGGGCTGACGCGTGGGCAGCTGTTGCGGCAGATTCTGCTGGAAGGCGCGCTGCTCGGCGTGCTCGGCTCGCTGTGCGGACTGGCGCTCGGCTATGCGATGGCGAGTGGCGCGCTGCGGTTTTTTGGCAGCGACCTGGGCGGCGGGTATTTTCCGGGCGTGCAACCGCAGGTCGGCTTTGAACCGCTTGCGACCGCGATATTTCTGTTGCTCGGCGTTGCCGTGTCCGTGCTCGGCAGTCTGGCGCCGGCGCTCGAGGCGGCGCGCGCACGACCCGCGGCGGCGCTGAAGGCCGGCGCGGAAGAAGGCGCGCTGGCGCGGCTCGCCACGCCGTGGCCCGCGCTTGTCTGTCTGCTCGTTGCAGCGCTGCTCACGCGTTTGCCGCCGGTTTTCGATGCGCCTATTGGCGGCTATCTGGCTGTCGCGTTGCTGCTCGTCGGCGGCATTGCGTTGATGCCGCGCGTGACCGCGCTGATATTCGGCGCGGCCAGCCGTGCATTCGCTCGACGCCGTGGTGCGACCCGCACGCTTGCGCTTGCGAGGCTCGCCAACGCGCCGGGGCATGCGTCGATTGCGATGGGCGGCGTGTTGTCGAGCTTTGCGCTGATCGTCGCGATGGCGATCATGGTGGCCAGCTTTCGCGTGTCCGTGGAAGACTGGCTCGTGCATCTGCTTTCCGCCGATCTGTATGTGCGTGTGGCGTCGAACGGCGACACCGGTGGCCTGCGTCCGGACGAACAGTCACGTCTTGCCGCCGTGCCCGGCATCAGCACGGCCGCGTTCGCTCGAACCTCCCACCTCACGCTCGACCCGGCACGGCCGGACGTCGGGGTGCTCGCGAGAGAGATCGACGCAGCCGATCCCGGCGCGAATCTGCAAATGACGGGGCCTGTGCTGCCTCCGAACGGCTGGCATGGCAGCGAGATACCTGTTTGGGTGTCCGAAGCAATGGTCGACCTGTACGGGTACAAGCTCGGACAACGTGTGCGCCTTCCGCTTGGCGACCACGCACAGGTCTTCGTCGTTGCCGGCATCTGGCGCGATTACGTGCGGCAGACCGGCGCGATTCAACTGCGGCTCGCCGACTACCGACGTCTTACCGGTGACACGGCCGCCACCGACGTCGCCGTGACCGTTCAACGGGGCGTGAGTGTCGATCACGTCATTGCAGGATTGCGCGCGTTGCCGTTTGGCGCGTCGCTGGATCTATCGCAGCCTGGCGAAATCCGGGCGCGCACGCTCGTCATTTTCGACCGGAGTTTTGCGATCACTTACCTGCTCGAAGCGGTGGCAATCGTCATCGGATTATTTGGCGTGGCCGCAACGTTTTCTGCGCAGACACTTGCGCGCGCGCGTGAGTTCGGCATGTTGCGCCATGTCGGCGTAACCCGTTCGCAGATACTGTCGATCCTCGCACTCGAAGGCGGCATGCTCACTGCCTGCGGCATTTTCATGGGCTTCGTGCTGGGATTCGCGATCAGTCTGATCCTGGTGTTCGTGGTGAATCCACAGTCGTTTCACTGGAGCATGTCTTTGCATATTCCGTGGAGTGTTCTGTCGACGGTCGCGCTGGTGATGCTCGTGTCGTCGTGCTCGACGGCGGTCGTCGCAGGGCGTGGCGCCGTGTCGGTGAATGCAGTGCGCGCGGTGAAGGAGGATTGGTGA
- a CDS encoding carotenoid 1,2-hydratase, producing the protein MRRLASCSRLVAHIGVLLCSGPLTLGGAFAAAPEFAVVTPAHSITLPQDTGSHPAFRTEWWYATGWLTTPDNQPLGFQITFFRSATGHDTADPSAFAPSQLIIAHAALSDPALGHLAHDQRIERQGLGLAYARAGNTGVKLDKWTIARAVDGHYDVAVDASGFSLHLSLTPTQAPLIQGDGGYSRKGPRPEQASYYYSEPQLRVTGSVIRPTAAGAKSPGGTVVTGKAWLDHEWSSTLLDKDAVGWDWIGANLNDGSALMAFKVRARDGHAVWAHAALRQRNGQVTAFGPGQVEFTPVRVWRSPRTNTPYPVSMIVKTGTSTWRIDPLMDDQELDSRQSTGAVYWEGAACVSRGGVDVGQAYLELTGYANALRLGKQ; encoded by the coding sequence ATGCGGCGCCTCGCCTCTTGCTCGCGACTCGTCGCTCATATCGGCGTACTGCTGTGCAGCGGCCCGCTGACCCTCGGCGGTGCTTTTGCGGCAGCGCCGGAATTCGCGGTGGTGACGCCGGCGCATTCAATTACGCTGCCGCAGGACACGGGCTCCCATCCCGCGTTCCGAACCGAATGGTGGTACGCGACCGGGTGGCTGACCACGCCGGATAACCAGCCGCTCGGATTTCAGATCACGTTTTTCCGCTCGGCAACCGGGCACGATACCGCCGACCCGAGCGCGTTCGCGCCGTCGCAATTGATCATTGCGCATGCCGCGCTGAGCGATCCGGCGCTCGGTCACCTTGCCCATGACCAGCGCATTGAACGCCAGGGCTTGGGCCTCGCTTACGCGCGAGCGGGCAACACCGGCGTCAAACTCGACAAGTGGACAATCGCGCGCGCCGTGGATGGTCACTATGACGTCGCCGTAGACGCCAGCGGCTTCTCCCTGCATCTCTCGCTGACACCCACGCAGGCGCCGCTCATCCAGGGCGATGGCGGCTATTCACGCAAGGGACCTCGACCGGAGCAAGCGAGCTATTACTACAGCGAGCCGCAGTTACGCGTAACGGGCAGCGTGATCCGGCCGACAGCGGCGGGCGCGAAATCGCCGGGCGGTACCGTTGTCACGGGTAAGGCCTGGCTCGATCACGAGTGGTCCAGCACGCTGCTCGACAAGGATGCCGTGGGCTGGGACTGGATTGGCGCGAACCTGAACGATGGGTCGGCGTTGATGGCCTTCAAGGTTCGTGCGCGTGACGGACACGCCGTGTGGGCACACGCGGCACTTCGGCAACGCAATGGACAGGTGACCGCTTTCGGCCCCGGGCAGGTCGAGTTCACTCCGGTCCGGGTATGGCGCTCGCCTCGAACGAATACACCTTATCCCGTCTCCATGATCGTGAAGACGGGAACCTCGACATGGCGGATCGACCCACTCATGGACGACCAGGAACTCGATTCGCGGCAATCGACCGGCGCGGTCTATTGGGAAGGCGCTGCGTGCGTGAGTCGCGGCGGTGTCGACGTAGGACAGGCGTATCTTGAACTGACGGGCTACGCGAATGCGTTGCGGCTTGGAAAGCAGTGA